From the Roseibium salinum genome, one window contains:
- the mtnK gene encoding S-methyl-5-thioribose kinase — MDNPDQYRPLSPEELAERLSTVPAIAGRIGSDPAGWQVKEVGDGNLNLVFIVRGPKGSVIVKQALPYVRLVGDSWPLPLYRAFYENHALVRQARRDPGAVPEVYHFDETQALIVMEFLSPHKILRRKLIDGETVGGLGGFLGRFCARTAFRGSELSMKSADKKADVGLFSGNVEIPAITEALVFTDPYYGAEMNHHTEGLDPVVSGLRSDARLKARVQRLLMKFASNTETMVHGDLHSGSIMSTSDESKVIDPEFVQYGPMGFDLGMLVANFLMAYFSQPAHRYPSELAGYQDWLLSVIDEVFTEFEAEFRRLWETERTGMLYPAALFEDQGQSSADACAALLAEIRTDAHGFCGIEMHRRTLSLAHNADFEDIEDTVLKRRLEARNLEMGAELVRTSETLGSTERLLDLARRFNAKDIL, encoded by the coding sequence ATGGACAATCCAGACCAGTACCGGCCATTGTCGCCCGAAGAGCTCGCAGAACGTCTTTCAACGGTGCCCGCCATTGCCGGGCGCATCGGTTCGGACCCTGCCGGCTGGCAGGTGAAGGAAGTCGGCGACGGCAATCTGAACCTGGTGTTTATTGTGAGGGGGCCGAAGGGGTCGGTGATCGTCAAGCAGGCATTGCCCTATGTCCGGCTTGTCGGCGACAGCTGGCCGTTGCCGCTCTACCGAGCCTTTTACGAAAACCATGCGCTCGTGCGCCAGGCGCGGCGCGATCCCGGCGCGGTGCCGGAGGTCTACCATTTCGACGAAACGCAGGCGCTGATCGTGATGGAGTTCCTCTCGCCGCACAAGATCCTGCGCCGCAAGCTGATCGACGGCGAAACTGTCGGCGGTCTTGGCGGATTCCTTGGCCGGTTCTGCGCCCGCACGGCGTTCCGCGGGTCCGAGCTGTCCATGAAGAGCGCGGACAAGAAAGCCGACGTCGGGTTGTTTTCGGGCAATGTCGAGATCCCGGCGATCACAGAGGCTCTGGTCTTCACCGATCCATATTACGGCGCGGAGATGAACCATCACACCGAGGGCCTCGACCCGGTGGTGTCCGGCCTGCGCAGTGACGCCCGGCTCAAGGCGCGTGTCCAGCGGCTGCTGATGAAATTCGCCTCTAACACCGAGACGATGGTGCACGGAGACCTGCATAGCGGCTCGATCATGTCGACAAGCGACGAGAGCAAGGTCATCGACCCGGAATTCGTGCAATATGGCCCCATGGGCTTTGATCTCGGCATGCTGGTGGCCAACTTCCTGATGGCCTATTTCAGCCAGCCGGCGCACCGGTACCCGTCAGAACTTGCCGGGTACCAGGACTGGCTCCTGTCGGTGATTGACGAGGTCTTCACAGAATTCGAAGCCGAATTCCGGCGTCTCTGGGAAACGGAGCGGACCGGCATGCTCTACCCGGCCGCCCTGTTCGAGGATCAGGGACAGTCCTCGGCTGACGCATGTGCGGCCCTCCTGGCGGAGATCCGGACCGATGCCCATGGCTTCTGCGGCATTGAGATGCACAGGCGTACCCTGTCGCTCGCCCACAACGCGGATTTCGAGGACATCGAAGACACGGTCCTAAAGCGCCGCCTGGAGGCGCGCAATCTCGAAATGGGCGCAGAGCTCGTTCGCACGTCGGAAACGCTCGGCAGCACTGAAAGACTCCTCGATCTTGCCCGTCGCTTTAACGCAAAGGACATCCTATGA
- the mtnA gene encoding S-methyl-5-thioribose-1-phosphate isomerase produces the protein MKVNGKHYRSLWWDDGKGALQIIDQRWLPHDFRIQQVDTLQDFADAIVEMRVRGAPLIGATAAYGMALAARLDPSDHHLDEAFAFLDKTRPTAINLRWALNRCRSHLKALPEAKRAVAALKLAHDISDEDVEINHSIGRNGLEIIRSIAAGKKDGEPVRILTHCNAGWIATVDWGTATSPMYQAHDSGIPIHVWVDETRPRNQGALTSWELGSHGIPHTYITDNAGGHLMQHGLVDLVIVGTDRTTRRGDVCNKIGTYLKALAASANSVPFYVALPSPTIDWAVDNGVAEIPIEERLEREVTHIQGLTEEGGIGELQVTPVGTPGGNPAFDVTPNHLVTGLITERGVCEASAEGLAGLFPDLSKLAESA, from the coding sequence ATGAAGGTCAACGGCAAACATTACCGCTCCCTTTGGTGGGACGACGGCAAGGGGGCATTGCAGATCATCGATCAGCGCTGGCTTCCTCACGACTTCCGTATCCAGCAGGTCGACACGCTGCAGGACTTTGCCGACGCGATTGTCGAGATGCGTGTGCGCGGAGCGCCGCTGATCGGCGCGACGGCGGCTTACGGCATGGCGCTCGCCGCCCGTCTCGATCCGTCCGACCACCATCTGGACGAAGCCTTCGCCTTTCTCGACAAGACCCGCCCGACCGCCATCAACCTCCGTTGGGCGCTCAACCGCTGCCGGTCCCATCTAAAGGCCCTGCCGGAAGCCAAGCGCGCCGTGGCCGCGCTGAAGCTTGCGCATGACATTTCGGACGAGGATGTCGAAATCAACCACAGCATCGGCCGCAACGGCCTTGAAATCATCCGCTCCATCGCGGCCGGGAAGAAGGACGGCGAACCGGTTCGCATCCTGACCCATTGCAACGCCGGCTGGATTGCGACGGTTGACTGGGGCACGGCGACCAGCCCGATGTACCAGGCCCACGATTCCGGCATCCCGATCCACGTTTGGGTGGACGAGACCCGTCCCCGGAACCAGGGCGCGCTGACCTCGTGGGAACTCGGCAGCCACGGCATCCCGCACACCTACATCACCGACAATGCCGGCGGTCACCTGATGCAGCACGGCCTAGTCGATCTGGTGATTGTCGGGACCGACCGCACCACCCGCCGGGGGGATGTCTGCAACAAGATCGGCACCTACCTGAAGGCACTGGCAGCCAGCGCCAATAGCGTGCCTTTTTATGTCGCGCTGCCGTCCCCGACCATCGACTGGGCTGTCGATAATGGTGTTGCCGAAATCCCGATTGAGGAACGGCTCGAACGGGAAGTAACCCACATCCAAGGCCTAACGGAAGAGGGCGGCATCGGCGAACTGCAGGTGACACCCGTCGGCACGCCCGGCGGCAATCCGGCTTTCGACGTGACGCCCAATCATCTGGTGACCGGTCTGATCACCGAACGGGGTGTCTGCGAGGCAAGCGCGGAAGGCCTTGCCGGCCTATTTCCGGATCTCAGCAAGCTTGCCGAGAGCGCATGA